A window of Rhipicephalus microplus isolate Deutch F79 chromosome 8, USDA_Rmic, whole genome shotgun sequence genomic DNA:
CTAGGGCGCAAcacgacatggtgtcagaagtgggatcctTCTGATATTCGAGGGGCGTTGCACCTTTCTTCGTCAAGCGGCGCCATGTCAGAAGACAAAGAAGTCAAGCCAGTTCACGGCATGTTCGCGGTTCCAGCTCCGCCAGCGTTTGACTTCGACCGAACATCCGAATGGCCTTCCTGGATCCAACTATTCGACGACTACCGCTTTGCCTCTGGCTTAAATGAGCGAAGTGAAGAAGCGCAAGTCCGGACTCTACTCTACACAATGGGCAGGCAAGCGAGAGAGATCTTTTCGACCTTCACACTATCTGAACAACAGCAGAAGCAGTATGAAACCGTCAGAAAAAAGTTCGACGATCACTTCGTGGCCGCACGGAACCTCGTTTACGAGAGCGCATGTTTTCACCGACGCAtacaacaaccaggcgagtcagtcGACCAATTCGTCACCGCGTTGCACACACTGGCGGACCGGTGCGACTACAAGGAAAAGGAACGCATGATCCGCGACCGGTTTGTAGTCAGCCTCAGTGATGCCAAGCTCTCGGAGTCTCTGCAAATGGATGCAAATCTTACACTCGCCAGCGCTCTGGCAAAAGCTCGCTTGAAGGAGACCGTCCAACGACAGCAGCAACAGCTGCGAGAAACCAGCGACGAACCTTCGGCAGCGCCAGCCAGCAACCTGGATGCGGTCAACAAACAACGGCAGCCCCGAAAGAATTCTTCAGGACAGCGTTCCGGCACCTCGTCAAGGACCAGTGCACCGGTCACACAAGGTCAACGCACCAGACCACAGTCCTACCGACCTCTCACATACATTTCGTGCCCCAACTGCGGTCAAGGAGAGCACCCGAGGACCTCCTGcccggcacgagctgcgaaatgcaACTACTGCGGTTGTTCCGGACATTTTGCAGTGGTGTGTCGGAAAAAGTCTGCAGGCGAGCGAAAGAAGGTACCGATTTCTTCTCTCCATATGGAAAAAGGGGCATATTTCTTAGGCGCGGTAAATGGGGAGCACTCCAATTCTCGGTATGCTCAAGTTATCATTAACGGCACTCCGGTGTTCGCTAAACTTGACTCGGGTGCAGAAGTGTCCGTTGTACCCTCCACATTTCCGGgattgcctaccaaattagacaaGTGCGACATAACCTTAACAGGCCCTGCGAATGAGCCACTGCATGTTCTCGGAAAATTTCTTGCCACTATACAGTGGAGACAACGCATTGTCCGACAAACTGTGTACGTAGTCTCGCCTTTACGCTCGATACTTTTGGGTCTCCCAGCGCTCGAAGCCCTTGAGCTGATCAAGTTCGCTGACTCGGTCAGTAGCGCAACAGCCATCGAAGCTTCCTACCCTCAGCTTTTCGGTAGTCTGGGAGCTATGCAAGGGGAATACAATATCAGACTGAAGCCGAACTCGGTACCCTTTGCTATTTCGGTTGCGCGTCGCATTGCCTTACCCCTGCGGGaccgagtgaagcaggagctcgagCGTATGGAGCGAGATGACGTAATCCGTAAAGTAGACGAACCAACAGAATGGTGCGCAGGTATTGTACCAGTACTCAAACCTTCTGGAGACGTTCGTATTTGCGTTGACTTGACGCAACTAAATAAAAGTGTACTTCGCGAGCGCTATGTTATGCCAACGGTTGAAGATAGCCTTGGTCTGTTAAGTGGGGCATCGGTTTTTTCGAAGCTGGACGCTAATTCTGGATTTTATCAGATCAAGTTGTCGCCGGAAAGCCAATTGTTAACTACCTTCATTACGCCATTTGGGCGATACTGTTTTCAGAGGCTACCGTTTGGAATAACGTCAGCACCTGagttttttcaaaagaaaatgtCGCAGACTCTGCAAGGAATCCCAGGCGTGGTAAACGTGATGGATGATGTGCTCATTTATGGCTGCAACAAAGCTCAACATGATGAGCGTCTGCGTCTTACTTTAGACTGTCTCATGAGTGCTGATGTTACgctaaacaaagaaaagtgttgtTTTGGAGTAACCGAGATAAAGTTTCTTGGTTGTGTTCTAAGTCGAGATGGAATCAGGCCGGACCCTGAAAAGTTCCGGGCCATCAAAGAACTGCCGACGTCAAATAACGTGTCTGACGTTCGACGGCTGCTCGGTATGACTAATCATCTGGCAAGATTCATACCAGATTTGGCTTCAAAAACGGCGCCGTTACGTCACTTGCTTTTGAAGAGTTCTGAATGGACGTGGGGACCAGCCCAAGAGCAAGCGCTGTCATACGTTAAAGACGTTATCGGTTCGGCGCGCGTCATGGCTAACTATGATGCAAAGTACCCTACGATTCTTTCCGCCGATGCGTCGTCATTCGGTTTGGGGGCGGTACTGATGCAAGTTCAACCAAACAACGAAAAACGACCCGTTGCCTTTGCATCACGATCGTTGACGCCTGCCGAAACCAGATATTCccagattgaaaaaaaagcactagCAATGACGTGGGCGGCAGAACGATTCGAAGGGTACATCAAAGGTCTTGAAATTGTGTGTGAAACCGACCACAAACCTCTTGTAACCTTGCTGGGAAGATCTCCTTTAGATGTTTTACCACCTCGCATTCAGCGTTTTCGCATGAGGCTCATGCGGTTCAGCTATGAAGTTGTGCATGTCCCGGGCAAGAGCTTAGTTACTGCAGATGTGTTGTCGAGGGCCCCGATTCGGGGAAAAGAAACTGATGATGCACTGTCTATTAGTGACGTCAGCACGCACGTTTCAGGATGCTTGTCAAACGCGGTCGAGGCCAGCCTCTTCGAAAGAGTGAAAGCAGAACGAGCCGCTGACGAAGTTTGTCAAGCACTCGTAAAATTCAGCCGGAAAGGGTGGCCAAAATTTTCATCTCTTCCGATGGTCTTGCGTCCATATTGGCAGGAAAGAGCCACGCTTACAGTTGCTGAAGGCGTGCTACTTAAAGGTATGAGGTTGGTCATTCCTCGAAAATTGCGCGCAGAGGTCTTGATACGCTTGCACGAGAGTCACCTGGGAATCGAAATATGCAGAGCTCGAGCCAAAGAGTCGGTATGGTGGCCAGGGTTGAGTTATCAGCTGAAAGCTTTGGTCACC
This region includes:
- the LOC142768344 gene encoding uncharacterized protein LOC142768344, giving the protein MSEDKEVKPVHGMFAVPAPPAFDFDRTSEWPSWIQLFDDYRFASGLNERSEEAQVRTLLYTMGRQAREIFSTFTLSEQQQKQYETVRKKFDDHFVAARNLVYESACFHRRIQQPGESVDQFVTALHTLADRCDYKEKERMIRDRFVVSLSDAKLSESLQMDANLTLASALAKARLKETVQRQQQQLRETSDEPSAAPASNLDAVNKQRQPRKNSSGQRSGTSSRTSAPVTQGQRTRPQSYRPLTYISCPNCGQGEHPRTSCPARAAKCNYCGCSGHFAVVCRKKSAGERKKVPISSLHMEKGAYFLGAVNGEHSNSRYAQVIINGTPVFAKLDSGAEVSVVPSTFPGLPTKLDKCDITLTGPANEPLHVLGKFLATIQWRQRIVRQTVYVVSPLRSILLGLPALEALELIKFADSVSSATAIEASYPQLFGSLGAMQGEYNIRLKPNSVPFAISVARRIALPLRDRVKQELERMERDDVIRKVDEPTEWYKEFLLCI